The Oecophyllibacter saccharovorans sequence GGCCTTCTGCCATTCCAGGTTCTCATCGCCCTGGGGCAGGCGGTCGCGCAGGGTGGCGGAAGTCACCAGAAGACCGTGCGAGGTCGTCTGGAAGATGCGGGCAAAGGGAATGGTCGGGTCGATCCAGTGCCGGTGCAGGGCGATGTCGCGGCCTTCGCGCTGGCCTGCGCTGTTGCGGGCGAAAGGCAGGGGCACCTGCCGGATGAAATCGACAAACGCCTTTCGCTCCTCGCCTGCAACAGCGGCTGAGCTTTCGCTGAGCGTTGCATCCTCAGGTTCTTCAGAAGCGCCTGCGGTAGCGATCATGGTCCGCAGCATGGCGTTCCAGCCCTGAACGGGAGCCAGCGCGCGCCTGTAAAGGCTGCGGATAGCCGCTTCCACGCGCTCGATCTGGGCAGGTTCAAGATCGGGATCGTTTTTGAGCGCTTCGCCAAGGGCCTGGATGAGACGCCGCAGGGCGGTTTCCATGCGCTGCAGGCTGCCTGTCAGTTCCTGGGCCGCTTCAAGCAGAGAGGGGGTGAGAGGATAGAGATCGCATTCCTGCTGCTCATGCGTGCCTGAACGTGCAGCGGGCCGGGAAGGCGACAGCTCTTCTGAATCCAGCGGTTCAGGCGGGCGGGGTGAAAACCGGCCGGTGGCCAGACGGTTTTTCCCGTCTTCCATGCGTGTCTGAAGGTGCAGTTCCATGGCGCGCAGCATGTTTTCAGCCGGATTGACAAGCTCTGTGTCCTGCACAGGCAGCGTGAGGCTTTCAGTCTCCAAACCGGTGTCAGTGCCGGTTTCCTCAGGCGGGGGCGCGTGGGTCGGCCCCCCGGCCTGTGTGGCTTCTTCCAGGCGCAGGCTCCAGCCAGGGGCCGGCAGGGCCTGGCTGGTTGCATCCAGCAGGTTCTGGAGGAACGGAGCTGCTGTAGGGACAAGCGCCAGAACGTCCTCCATACGGCGGCGCAGGCCGCGGGCACGGGAGCGACGGCCTTCCGCGCCCAGAATCCAACGCCGCAGCTCAGCCGCTTCCAGCCCGGAAAAGGTGAGGGAGAAGGCGCTGTCAGCGGCCTGGGCGATGTGGTGCCCTTCATCGAACACGTAGCGCGTCGGCATGCCGTTTTCATCGCCGATCTTCGCGCCTGTCTCGCTCTGGGGCACCAGGGCGTTCCAGGCAGCGTGGGAGAGGGTGAGGGCATGGTTGGCAATGACCAGGTCCGCCTGGCGGGCGCGGCGGATGCTGTGCTCGACAAAGCAGCTCTGGTAATGGGGGCAGGCGCCGTGAATGCATTCACCGCGCCGGTCGGCAATGCTGGCGAGCAGGCCGGGCGGGAACAGTTCGCCGAACCAGCCCGGCAGGTCGCCGCCCGGAATATCGCCATCCTGCGTGGCTTCCGCCCAGCGGGCCAGCAGAGCCAGGGGAATGAGCGCCTGGGCCAGATGCGGGGGGCGGTTGAGGGCCGCCTGGGTCACTTCCTCGAAATTGAGCAGGCAGAGATAGTTCTCCCGCCCCTTGCGCACAACCGCCTTGAGATGGCGTGTCTGCGGATCCGGATAAAGCCGGGTCAGCTCCTGATCGATCTGGCGCTGGAGGTGGCGGGTATAGGTGCTGATCCATACCGCGCCATCATTGTTTTCAGCCCAGAGACTGGCCGGGGCGATATAGCCGAGCGTCTTGCCGGTGCCCGTACCCGCTTCAGCCAGGACCACATTCGGCATGCCGGGCATCTCCCGCGGTGCAAACGCTTCCGTAGCCGCAGAAGCGAAGTCAGCCTGGCCCGGCCTGGCCTCGGCCTGCGCGCCCAGCATGCGCGCCAACCTTTCGCGGGCGGCGCGCGCACTGACGGGCTGGCTGCCGGGCAGGGGGCGGGGAGGCGCGTCCTCCCATTGGGGCAGGCGCTTCCAGACCTGCAGGGCTTCGTGCCCTGGCGCGGCGTCGGGCTCTGTTTCCTGCACGGGCTCCTGGGAAGCGCTCGGAGAATCCAGGGCTTCCTCAAGCACGCTGCTGACGATGGGCGCCCAGGCCCAGCCAGCGCGTGCCATGGGCCGGAGCAGGCCCCTGAGACTCTCTCCCTGGCCTGCACGCGCCTGGAGCTGCAGGTCTGCCAGGAGGCGTTCAGCCAGCTGCGGCAGCAGGTCTGCCTGGATTCCTTCCGCCTCGACTGCCTGGCGCAGCGGCGCATTCAGCGCTTCCCACGCGTCGCCGGGTTCTTCTTCATGCGCCTGGTCGTCTGGCAGGAGGTCCGGGGGCAGAACTTCCGGTTTTTCAGTCAGGGCGCGGGCCAGGCCGCGTGGGGTGGGGGTGACCGGGCGGGCGGGGTGGACGAACAGGAACAGCTCCAGTAGGTCCAGGCAGGGGACGGGCTGCGGCTCGGGCGGGAGGTCCAGCAGGCGCAGGGTTGCAGGGCTGTGCACCAGCAGGGGCGGCGGGAGCGTGCGCAGCTGCGTGCGGGTGGCAGCCCCGTCGAGCTCAAGCAGTTCCCCGTCCTCGGTGAGGAGGGAGGAAAGGCCGTGCCGGGCGATGAGCGCGGGCAGGGGCGGCAGGCGTGGTGCTGAAAAGACCATGGCCCAGCATAGCTTCTGTGGGCAAGCGGGCGAAAGGCCTGCCTCTCCGCTCAGGAGAGAAGCGGAAAAAGGGCTTGAAAAAAGGATTGACGAACGGGTGGGCACGCGCGCAGGAGGCACAGTCTGCTCGGCACGCTGAGGGTCACGGCAGCTTGACCAGAGTGCAGCCCCTTCACTAGATTTATCCTCCTTATGCAGAAAACCCAGCCCATGTCTCCTGTCCGCTCCCCTGCAGCCCCGGGCACGCCTGATGTTTCGGACGGCAGCTTTCCCAGACTCTGGCCCTTTGAAGAGGCGCGAAAACTGGCCGAGCGGGTGGCGGACCGCGATCCGAGCCAGCCGGTCCTGCTGGAGACGGGCTACGGCCCCTCCGGCCTGCCGCATATCGGCACTTTCGGGGAAGTGGCACGCACAAGCTGGGTGCGCCAGGCCTTCACGGCTATGACCGGCCGCCCGACCCGCCTGCTGGCTTTCTCCGATGACATGGACGCCCTGCGCAAAGTGCCGACGAACGTGCCCCAGCAGGAAATGCTGCAGGCGCATCTGGGCCTGCCCCTGTCGCGCGTGCCGGATCCGTTCGGCACGCATGAAAGCTTTGCCGCCCACAACAATGCCCTGCTGCAGCAGTTCCTGGACGATTTCGGCTTCGATTATGAATTCGCCTCTGCCACCCGCTATTACACCAGTGGCCGCTTTGATGCCGCCCTCAAACGGGTGCTGGAAGTCCATGACGAAATCATCGCGATCATCGCCCCCACTCTGGGCGCTGAACGGCGTGCCACCTATTCGCCCGTCCTGCCCCTGCACCCTGAAACGGGCCGCGTGATGCAGGTGCCCATTCTCGCAGTCGATGCAGAGGCCGGCACGGTTACGTGGGAAGATGAGAGCGGAAAGCGTTTCGAGACCTCGGTTTACGGCGGGCAGGCCAAGATGCAGTGGAAGGCCGACTGGGCGATGCGGTGGTATGCGCTGGGGGTCGATTATGAGATGTCGGGCAAGGACCTGATCGACAGCGTCAAGCTTTCATCGCGCATCTGCCGCCTGCTGGGCAAGGAACCGCCGGCCACGCTGACCTATGAGCTTTTCCTGGATGCGCAGGGGCAGAAAATCAGCAAGTCCAAGGGCAACGGCCTGTCCGTGGAGGAATGGCTCCGCTACGGCCCCACCGAAAGCCTGGCGCAGTACATGTTCCAGCAGCCCAGCCGGGCCAAGAGGCTGTATTTCGATGTCATCCCGCGTGCGACAGACGATTACCTGAGCCAGGTGCAGAAAGGGGCGACGCAGACGCCTGAAGAGCTGCGGGCCAATCCGGCGTGGTTCGTGCATGAAGGCACTCTGCGGCCTGAAGCCACCAGTCCGGTTTCATTCACGGCCCTTTTGAACCTGGCCGGGGTGGCCAATGCCCAGGCACCTGAAACGCTCTGGAAATTCCTCAAGCGCTATGACGCGTCGCTCGATCCCGAGACGCACCCTTATCTGGCGCGCCTGGTCGAGCATGCGATCGTGTATTTCAATGAGCGCGTCCGCCCCGGCAAGGTCTACCGTGCGCCAAGCGAGCGGGAGCGCAAGGCCCTGGGGGATCTGGCCGCCGAGCTCGGGCAGCTGCCTGAGGGCGTGACACCTGACGAGGTGCAGAACGTGGTGTTTGAGGTCGGCAAGCGTTACTTCCCCAAAGCGGAGCTGCGTTCGTGGTTCGGCTGCCTTTACGAGGTCCTGCTCGGCCAGAAGGAAGGCCCGCGTTTCGGCATTTTCGCAGCCCTTTTCGGTCTGCCTGAAACCATCGCCCTGATCGAGGAGGGCCTGGCGCGCCCTGCCGAAAGTCCGGCGGCTTAAGGGCCTGGCAGGGCAGGGGCGCGTGCAGACCGTCTTAAGGGAGGAACCGCCGCCGCTTGCAGGGTGGAAGCGACTGGCGCACCGGCTGCCCGCACTGTTCGGGCTGCTGCTGCTGTGTGCGGCCAGTTTCGTGATCTGGCGCGAGCTCAAGCACCTTTCGGTGCATGACATTCTTGCCAGCCTGCGGGCCATTCCGGCCAGCGCTCTCTGGGAGGGGGCGGCAGCAACGTTCCTTTCCTATTTCATCCTCTCCTTCTACGACACCCTGGCCTGCCGCTGTGTCGGGGTGCACGTGCCGTGGCGGCGCACGGCATTTGCCGCCTTCTGCTCCTACGTTCTGTCGCACAACCTGGGCTGCTCGGCCATTTCCGGCGCTGCGGTGCGCTACAGGCTCTACAAGAGCTGGGGCGTGCCGGGGCCGAAGATCGCCTCCATCATCGCCTTCTGCTCGCTGACCTACCTGCTGGGAACGCTGGGACTGGTCGGGCTGATCCTGCTGTGGCAGCCCCAGACCATCCCATTGGTCAATCATCTGCCGCCCTGGGTGCCGCGCCTGGCAGGAGGGGCCTGTTTTGCCGCTCTGGGCGCGTATCTGGTCCTGGCCACCCGGCGGCGCGAGATCCGCTGGGGCCGTTTCAGCATCGAGCTGCCTGACTGGAAGATCGGTCTGCTGCAGATCCTGGTCAGCATGGCGGATGTTTCAGCCACCGCTCTGATCGCCTGGTGCGTCCTGGCCCCTTTCCCCCCGCATTGCACGCTGACCTTCGGCGGGTTCCTGGCAATCTACCTCATGTCCTACACGGCTGGGCTGGTCGCCAGCGTGCCGGGCGGGCTGGGCGTCTTTGATAGCTCCATGCTGCTGGCGCTGTCTCCCTGGTTCGGGGCCTCGCACATCATGGGCGCGGTGCTGGTATTCCGCCTGTTTTATTACATCATTCCCCTGGTGCTGGCGGGACTGATGTTTGCAGGCCATGAAATCTCCATCCGGGTTGCGCCGCTTCTGGCACGGCGGGGCTATATCTTCCGCCCTGATGTCGCCCAGCGGGATTCGGAAGCGGATTTCTCCGTGGGCGTGGCCGCGGGGCTGGAAGCGCTGTTCGGCGTCGGGCTGCTGCTTTACGCGCTCCTGGTCCGCCTGCCGCGTTATCCCTCCTGGTGGCATGAGGCGCTGATCCAGGTGGATGCCTTCCTGCTGGCGGTCAACGGGGTGGTGATGATCGGTCTGGCGCCCGGGCTGCTGCAGCGTGTGTCCCTGGCGTGGCGGCTTTCGATGGCCGTGCTGCTGACCACCACGCTGCTCCTCCTGCTGGGGGGCGCTGCTTGGTGGACCTATGTGCCCCTCCTGGTACTGCTGCTGGTGCTGGCGCCCTTCAGGGGCTGCTATTACCGCGAGGCCCAGTGGCGCGTCGCACCGCTATCGCCTTCCATCCTGGCCCCGCTGTCTCTCTGGCTGATGGCTCTGGCGGCCATGGGGTGGATTGCCCACCAGCATCACGTCGGCCTGCTGTGGTGGCAGGGGCTGCTGCATGATGCCCCAGCGGTCAACGGACGCTGGTTTTTGGCGATTTCCGGGCTGTTCTGCCTGCTGGCTCTCTGGTGTGCGCTGCGGCGCTCGCGGGTGCAGCCACTGCCCTGGCTGATGAGCAACGCAGCTTCCTATGCCTGTCTCTCTGATGACCTGGCTTCTCAGCACTTTCCTGCACGCACGGCTCTGGCCCCGTCAGGGATTATTCAGGATGAAACCCATCAGGCCGCGATTGCCTTTGTCCCGACCGATATCTTCGTGCTCGGCCTCGGCACGCCGGTGGGCAGTGAGCGTTACCGGGTCGCTGCCATCTGGCAGCTGCGTGACTATGCCGAGCAGCTGGGCCGTAAGCTGGCCATTCTCCAGGCCGATGAGAGCTACCGTGAGGTCTATGCCGATCTGGGGCTGAATGTCGGTCGGCCGATCGAAGGCGGTTGGGTTTTCTGCAGCGTTGATGGCTATGAAAGGCTGATGCAGATTCTGGCCCAGTTCTCCGTCGTGCCCCGCCAGGACGACTGAGGCGCCGCAACAGGCTGGGCTCAGTTGAGGTTCAGACAGCTTGAGTTCAGTCCGGGTCCAGGCCTGAGTGAGGCTCACTGAAGAAGCTGTCCCGGCTTTCTTTGAGCGTGTCGTGGAAACTGCCGTCATGCCCGTAAGCGGCAAGAGAGGTGAAGCCCGGCTCGCCCCCGCTCTGGAAATGCTCCAGCAGATGCAGCCGGTCCACGACAAACTCCCGGCTGCGAAACAGGTTGTTCTTCTGGATCCAGCCTGCCGCTTCAGCGCGCCGTCCGGGTTCCAGCTGCCCGATGGTGACATGGGGGCGGAAGCGGTGGCGGGACTGCGGCAGGATGCTCTGGCGGAACTGGCGGTCGATGCGCTGCCTTAACTGCAGCAGCGGCTCCTGAGGGACCACGGCGCAGGCCAGCCGGTCATTCCTGTTTTCCCGCGCTGGCGCTTCCAGCAGCAGGAGCTCCTTCAGGCTGAGAGAAAAAGGGCTCCAGCGCAGGCGGCTCAGTCCGAAATCCAGCTCTTCAAGAAGGCGGCCATCCGTTATCTGGCCCAGCGGGCGCAGGCAGAGAAAGAGCTGCTGCTGGGGGGTCCAGTCAACGCCGGGCAGCGTGCCGCGCAACAGGCTCAGGTCAGCGGCCAGTGCTGGCGGGAGGGGCAGGGAAAGGGAGAGTTTCATCACCTGCCAGATTTACAGCTTCCAGCCCTGCAGGGCCAGCGGGCAGGCGGCTTCGGCAAAGGCATGGGTTCTGATATGGGCGTATAGGGGGGTGACTTGACTCTCAGCAAACAAGCCCCACATTTAAGCAAACTTAAAGGCGCGCAAGCGCCGTTGTCCTGACGGACATGCCGGCGTGCCCGGTGGTCCCTTCGTTCTTAGGAACTTCCTCGCATTTCTCGGGAAATAACATGTCTAATCCTTATAATTATCAGTCAGCGGATCAGCAGGCTTTCGGCGTCATGGATGCCGGACTGCGCGCTTACATGATCCGTGTTTTCGGCTGGATGACGCTGGGTCTGGTCCTGAGTGGCCTCACCGCCTACGTCGTGGCTCACAGCTCCCTGCTGGGCGTGTTCTATCATATCGTTGCCACGCCGACCGGCACTGCCGTTACGGGCATGACCGCGCTGGGCTGGATCGCAGCCCTGTCTCCGTTAGCTTTCGTGCTGGTGCTGTCTTTCGGGGTCAACCGGCTGTCGCGCCAGATGGCGCAGGGGCTGTTTCTGCTCTTCAGCATCGTGACGGGCGTCAGCCTTTCCACGCTGCTGCTGTTCTATACCGGCACTTCGGTAATGCAGACTTTCTTCATCACGGCCAGCGTGTTTGCCGCCATGGCGCTGTGGGGATACGTGACGAAGCGCTCGCTGGTCAGCTGGGGCTCCTTCCTCATGATGGGCTTGCTGGGCCTGCTGATCGCCTCCCTGGTCAACATCTTCCTGCACAGCTCGGCCATGGCAACGGTGATCTCGATCATCGGCGTGCTCCTGTTCACCGCGTTCACGGCCCATGACACCCAGCGCATCAAGCTTTCCTACCAGCAGGCCCTGGCCTACATGCCGCCTGAAGAGATCAACAAGAACAGCGTCTATGATGCGCTGGACCTGTATCTGGATTTCATCAACCTGTTCCAGTACCTGCTGCAGTTCACCGGCAACCGTTCCAACAGCAACTGACCTTCCGGTGACAGAACCGGGGAACTGAACGGCAAAAGGGCCCCTCTTGATTGAGGGGCCTTTTTTATATCTGCTTCAGGTCCGGCAGCTGCCAACCATGAAAAACCCCGCCTGACCGGCGGGGAGAAAGTTTCAGTCCTTTTGGGGCTCGGGAGAAAGCAGGGGCAGCTTGTCGGGCCGTCCGTCCCATTCCTTCGCATCGGCAGGCGGGGTGCCCTTCACGCTGATATTGGGCCAGGTGGCTGCAAACTTGGCGTTGATCTCCAGCCAGGGCGTTGCGCGTTCATCGCTGTCGGGCAGGATCGCTTCAGCCGGGCATTCCGGCTCACACACGCCGCAGTCAATGCATTCCTCCGGATTGATGACGAGGAAATTCTCCCCTGCGTAAAAGCAATCGACGGGGCAGACTTCCACACAATCCATGAACTTGCAGTTGATGCAGTTTTCCGTGACCACATAGGTCATTGCACTCTCCGGGTGTCATTCAGGGCAGCCTGTCGCGCCCAGGGCATGGGTTCAGGGGAAAGATATGCCGAAAATATGTGGCGACTGGCAAGAGGCCAGCGACGTTTCAGACATATTTACGCCCTTTTTTCGAGGCTTTCTCCTTCATTCTCCTCCACAACTTCATAAGTCAGCCGCGCTTCAGCAGCCGGGCCACGGCGCGTGGTCAGCGCGCAGACCCGCCAGACATGAACGGCCCGCTCACCCGGCCGGCCGTGGGGGGCGGGAAAGACCAGGACATCTCCCGGCCGGACCCGGGTATGGGCTTTGCGGAGCCGCTGGCCGTTGAGCCGCACCTTGCCGCTTTCTATGAAACGCGCACACAGGGCCCGTGTTTTGGCCAGGCGCGCATAATAAAGCCAGAGGTCGAGTCGCTGCGCTGAGTCCGGCTCTGCTTCGGGAGACCCATTCATCGTGAGAGGCCTTGTGGACGACGCGTGGCCTGGTTTGGGCTCATTTCTTTTTGTTCCGCGTTCTGCGCGTGCCTGAAGGAGTGGGCAGCTTTCCAGACTGTGCCTCCGACCACGCGGCGAGCCCTGCAAAGGGCGAATCAGCAAGCGGCTTTCTTCCCTTGGGTTGTCCTTTTGGTGCACCCCTATCTGGCACAGCTTCCCGTCTGCCAGCAGTTTTTCTGGTGCTCCCACGGCCTGCCTGCACCATGAGCGGCGCGGGCGGCCCGAACTGGTCTGCAGGCAGGGAGGTAGGGGGCACAGGGCGCAGCAGCAGGCCTTTCAGCAGAGCGGGCAGCTGGGCCGGGGTCACGTTCAGCCGGCTGGCCAGGTCAGGCGGGGCCTGGCGCTGACTGGCGCCCCGCCTGGGTAGGAGCTGGCCGAGAACGGTTTCGGCAATGTCGATTCTCACCCAAACAGGCCCGGCCTCAATCCATCCTGGCAGCCCGGCCCCTTCACTGGCAGGCAGGGAAACGCGACCGCCCTGCGGCGCGGTGAGCGTGGCCCCCTGCCAGAGCCCTGCCAGAAGCACCATGGTTTCCATAAGGGGGGCTTTGAGCAGGGGGCGGTGATAGATGTGGCGCGGCCCGATCACCACGCCGAGGCGGCGCAGGCTCTCTCTGTCAGAGCGGGGCAGCTGCCGGTCAGCGGCGAGGGTTGGGGTGGTGCCGCCGTCTTCAGTCAGGCGGTGTATGAGGCCGCGCAGGCCAGGCTGGCCAGCGACTTTCTGACCCAGGCTCAGGAAGGGCTGCAGCCGGACTTGCAGATGCTGCGTGACCAGACGGGTCGCATGGGCCT is a genomic window containing:
- a CDS encoding Bax inhibitor-1/YccA family protein — encoded protein: MSNPYNYQSADQQAFGVMDAGLRAYMIRVFGWMTLGLVLSGLTAYVVAHSSLLGVFYHIVATPTGTAVTGMTALGWIAALSPLAFVLVLSFGVNRLSRQMAQGLFLLFSIVTGVSLSTLLLFYTGTSVMQTFFITASVFAAMALWGYVTKRSLVSWGSFLMMGLLGLLIASLVNIFLHSSAMATVISIIGVLLFTAFTAHDTQRIKLSYQQALAYMPPEEINKNSVYDALDLYLDFINLFQYLLQFTGNRSNSN
- a CDS encoding RNA-binding S4 domain-containing protein, which codes for MNGSPEAEPDSAQRLDLWLYYARLAKTRALCARFIESGKVRLNGQRLRKAHTRVRPGDVLVFPAPHGRPGERAVHVWRVCALTTRRGPAAEARLTYEVVEENEGESLEKRA
- a CDS encoding ATP-dependent DNA helicase — translated: MVFSAPRLPPLPALIARHGLSSLLTEDGELLELDGAATRTQLRTLPPPLLVHSPATLRLLDLPPEPQPVPCLDLLELFLFVHPARPVTPTPRGLARALTEKPEVLPPDLLPDDQAHEEEPGDAWEALNAPLRQAVEAEGIQADLLPQLAERLLADLQLQARAGQGESLRGLLRPMARAGWAWAPIVSSVLEEALDSPSASQEPVQETEPDAAPGHEALQVWKRLPQWEDAPPRPLPGSQPVSARAARERLARMLGAQAEARPGQADFASAATEAFAPREMPGMPNVVLAEAGTGTGKTLGYIAPASLWAENNDGAVWISTYTRHLQRQIDQELTRLYPDPQTRHLKAVVRKGRENYLCLLNFEEVTQAALNRPPHLAQALIPLALLARWAEATQDGDIPGGDLPGWFGELFPPGLLASIADRRGECIHGACPHYQSCFVEHSIRRARQADLVIANHALTLSHAAWNALVPQSETGAKIGDENGMPTRYVFDEGHHIAQAADSAFSLTFSGLEAAELRRWILGAEGRRSRARGLRRRMEDVLALVPTAAPFLQNLLDATSQALPAPGWSLRLEEATQAGGPTHAPPPEETGTDTGLETESLTLPVQDTELVNPAENMLRAMELHLQTRMEDGKNRLATGRFSPRPPEPLDSEELSPSRPAARSGTHEQQECDLYPLTPSLLEAAQELTGSLQRMETALRRLIQALGEALKNDPDLEPAQIERVEAAIRSLYRRALAPVQGWNAMLRTMIATAGASEEPEDATLSESSAAVAGEERKAFVDFIRQVPLPFARNSAGQREGRDIALHRHWIDPTIPFARIFQTTSHGLLVTSATLRDRLPQGDENLEWQKAEQRVGAAHFLKPPYRAALMSPFDYGRQTRAYIITDVSGEIAPLARAFQQLFECAGGGALGLFTAIRRLREVYRRIHEPLGLRGLPLYAQHVDVMNNATLVDIFRTEVHSCLLGTDAMRDGVDVPGEALRMVVFERTPWPRPDILHRERRRHLLKDSGEAPGSYDDQLTRLRLRQAFGRLIRRADDYGVFVMLDRRLPTRLLSAFPEGVPVQHLPLAQAMEDISAFLARKGQGPELTEANLS
- a CDS encoding lysylphosphatidylglycerol synthase domain-containing protein, which gives rise to MQTVLREEPPPLAGWKRLAHRLPALFGLLLLCAASFVIWRELKHLSVHDILASLRAIPASALWEGAAATFLSYFILSFYDTLACRCVGVHVPWRRTAFAAFCSYVLSHNLGCSAISGAAVRYRLYKSWGVPGPKIASIIAFCSLTYLLGTLGLVGLILLWQPQTIPLVNHLPPWVPRLAGGACFAALGAYLVLATRRREIRWGRFSIELPDWKIGLLQILVSMADVSATALIAWCVLAPFPPHCTLTFGGFLAIYLMSYTAGLVASVPGGLGVFDSSMLLALSPWFGASHIMGAVLVFRLFYYIIPLVLAGLMFAGHEISIRVAPLLARRGYIFRPDVAQRDSEADFSVGVAAGLEALFGVGLLLYALLVRLPRYPSWWHEALIQVDAFLLAVNGVVMIGLAPGLLQRVSLAWRLSMAVLLTTTLLLLLGGAAWWTYVPLLVLLLVLAPFRGCYYREAQWRVAPLSPSILAPLSLWLMALAAMGWIAHQHHVGLLWWQGLLHDAPAVNGRWFLAISGLFCLLALWCALRRSRVQPLPWLMSNAASYACLSDDLASQHFPARTALAPSGIIQDETHQAAIAFVPTDIFVLGLGTPVGSERYRVAAIWQLRDYAEQLGRKLAILQADESYREVYADLGLNVGRPIEGGWVFCSVDGYERLMQILAQFSVVPRQDD
- a CDS encoding 2'-5' RNA ligase family protein, giving the protein MKLSLSLPLPPALAADLSLLRGTLPGVDWTPQQQLFLCLRPLGQITDGRLLEELDFGLSRLRWSPFSLSLKELLLLEAPARENRNDRLACAVVPQEPLLQLRQRIDRQFRQSILPQSRHRFRPHVTIGQLEPGRRAEAAGWIQKNNLFRSREFVVDRLHLLEHFQSGGEPGFTSLAAYGHDGSFHDTLKESRDSFFSEPHSGLDPD
- the fdxA gene encoding ferredoxin FdxA, whose translation is MTYVVTENCINCKFMDCVEVCPVDCFYAGENFLVINPEECIDCGVCEPECPAEAILPDSDERATPWLEINAKFAATWPNISVKGTPPADAKEWDGRPDKLPLLSPEPQKD
- a CDS encoding lysine--tRNA ligase, which translates into the protein MSPVRSPAAPGTPDVSDGSFPRLWPFEEARKLAERVADRDPSQPVLLETGYGPSGLPHIGTFGEVARTSWVRQAFTAMTGRPTRLLAFSDDMDALRKVPTNVPQQEMLQAHLGLPLSRVPDPFGTHESFAAHNNALLQQFLDDFGFDYEFASATRYYTSGRFDAALKRVLEVHDEIIAIIAPTLGAERRATYSPVLPLHPETGRVMQVPILAVDAEAGTVTWEDESGKRFETSVYGGQAKMQWKADWAMRWYALGVDYEMSGKDLIDSVKLSSRICRLLGKEPPATLTYELFLDAQGQKISKSKGNGLSVEEWLRYGPTESLAQYMFQQPSRAKRLYFDVIPRATDDYLSQVQKGATQTPEELRANPAWFVHEGTLRPEATSPVSFTALLNLAGVANAQAPETLWKFLKRYDASLDPETHPYLARLVEHAIVYFNERVRPGKVYRAPSERERKALGDLAAELGQLPEGVTPDEVQNVVFEVGKRYFPKAELRSWFGCLYEVLLGQKEGPRFGIFAALFGLPETIALIEEGLARPAESPAA